The Salipiger sp. CCB-MM3 genomic interval CGCCAGCCAAACACCGAGATCGGCGCGGCGGGGTCGAGCGGCGTGCGGTTGTCCGGGTCGGTCAGATCGAAGCTGCCCTTTTCGCTGCCCTGATAGATGTCCGGCACGCCCGGCATGAAGACGCGCAGGGCAAGCTGCGTCAGCGACAGCCCCTCGCCCATCGTCCCAAGCTTGCGCAGCGCCTCGGGCGGGTCCGCCCGCCACTGCGCCAGAAGCGCCCGCCCGAAGTCTGCCGCCTGCGCCTCGGCGTCCTCGTCGGGGTCGTGCCAGTCGGTGAGTTCCTTGGCCTCGCGCAGCGCCTTCTCGAGATGCTCTGCCAGCCGGTCCTCAAGGTCCGCGCGGTCCGGATCCCAAAGCGCGATGGCCGATTGCAGGATATACCAGCGCACCGAACCGTCAGGCGGGTTCGGCCCTTTCAGTCGGGCGGCCTGCGCCCAGAGAACCGCGGCCTCTTCCGGCAGATGGGTCAGCGCGATGAGCCGCGCGCGCGCGTCCTCGCCGCGTTTGGTGTCATGGCTCGACCCCAGCGTCAGCGCCTGCGGCCAGAGGCGGGCGCGCTCGGTGCAATAGTCCTCGAACTCCGCCGGGGTCAGCGGTGGCGCATCGGGCTCGGATCCGACCTCGGCCTCGGCGAGACAGCGGGTGTGGCGGTAAAAGGCGGTGTCCTCCTGCGCCTTGGCGACCACTGCGCCGGTCACTTGCTGAAAGCGCCGGACGAAGGCGCGGCCAGCGCGGCCTTTCGGGGCGGCGAGCCGCGCGTGCAGCCGGTCCAGCATCTGGCGGTCGGGCAGCGTGGCGGCGGCCTCTTCGGCGGTCTGGGTCAGCAGCTGCAGATCCTCGGCGCTCGGGCCGTCGCCGTCGATGTAACTGCGGTAGCGCGGGAAGGCGACGAGCAGCGCGCGCAGCGCCTCTTTGATCTGCTCGGGCTTGACCAACGCGGGATCCTCCTCGGCGTCGGTCTCGTTCAGCGCCTGCAGCGCGATGCGGGTCAGTTCCGACAGTTCCGCCGCCAGATCCTCCGACAGGATCTGGTGCCGCGCGGCGCGGCAGGCCGCCGCATAGTCGCCCTTGGCCCCGGTCGCGCCGCGCCACATCCGGTCGAGCCGGTCCATCCCCTCGGCGTCCAGCAGCAGCCGGGTGATCCGGTCGTTGGCCTCATAGCCGGTGGTGCCGGTGACCGGCCAATGCTGCAGCCGTTCCTCGCCGGTGAGGATTTTCTCGATCCAGATCGGCACCTTCGGCCCCACCTCTTGTCGCAGGCGACGCAGGTATTCGGCGGGATCGGCGAGCCCGTCCACATGGTCGATCCGCAGCCCATGCGCCAAGCCCTCGCGCAGCAGCGAAAGCGGCAGGGCGCTCATGGCCTCGAAGACCTCGGGCAGTTCGACCCGCATCCCGATGAGGCTGGTGATATTGAAAAACCGGCGGTGGGTCAGGCGTTTGCGCTCGCGCACCCAGTGGCGCAGATGCCAGTGCTGGCGGTCAAGCACGTCCCGAGGATCGCCGCTTTCGGCGCTGCCGGGGGCGAGCGGCAGCCAGCCGCCCTCCCATGTGATGCGCTGCCCGCCAGCGTCGATCTTAAAGGCCCCCTGCTGCAGCATCTCGTCTTTCGGCTGCGGCAGCAGCGGCAGGATCAGCCCCTCGGCCCAGTCGACGTCGAAATACTTGGCAAAGCGGCTCTCGGCGCCATGGGTCAGCGCATCCACAAGCCACGGGTTTTCTGTGCTGAGCACCGTATGATTGGGCACGAGGTCGAGCACGATGTCGAGACCATGCGCCAGCGCCGCCGTCACCAGGCGCTCAAAGCCGGAGCGCCCGCCAAGCACCGGGTCGATCTCGGCGGGATTGGCCACGTCATAGCCGTGGGTCGAGCCGCTCTGCGCCGTGAAGATCGGCGAGAGGTAGAGATGGCTGACCCCCAGATCGGCGATATAGGGCAAAAGCTGCGCGGCGCGCACAAAGTCGACACCCTGACGAAGTTGCAGCCGGTAGGTCGCGATAAGAGGTCTCACGCGGTGATCTCCACTTCGATGGCAAAGGGATCAAGGGTCGGATCGCCAAGCCGAAACTCGGCGCGCGGCAGCCCCTGCGCGCCGGTGGCGGGCTCTCCCAGCGACAGCAGCATGCGGATCTCGCCCGCCGCGAAAGGCCAGCGCACGACATAAGCCCGCGCGCCAAGCCGCGTGACCGCGCCCAGCCCAAGCTTGCCCGAGCTGAGCAGCGGCACGATCTTGCGCGCGCGCAGCTCCAGCAGATCGCGGGTCAGATCGCGCCATGCCGCCGCCCGCCCCGGGTCTGACGCGGGATAGGGGCGCGAGGCCTCCAGCGCCTCCGGGCCGGTGGGGTCGGGCATTCCCGACAGGTCATAGCCGATGCGGGTCAATTCGGCACCGCGGCCCCTGCGCACCGCCGCGCGCCCGGCCTCGTCGGGGGGATCGCAGAAGAACAGAAAGGGCACCTCGCTGCCCTCTTCCTCGCCCATGAACAGCATCGGCACGAAGGGCATCAGCAAAAGCGCCGCATGCAGCACCCGCGCCGGGCCGTCGCCGATCAGCGAGATCAGCCGCTCGCCAAGCGCGCGGTTGCCGATCTGGTCATGGGTCTGATTGGCGTTGACGAAAGCGGTCCACGGCAGATGCGCGGCGGGCGCGCCGCGCGGTTCTTCTGGGTGGGGCTGGCCCTCGTCCACCTGCCCGCGGCTCAGCGCCTTGGCGACATCGTCAAAGGGATCCTCGGCAAAGCGGCTGTAATAGCCATGGGTCTCGCCGGTGACCGCCACATGCATCGCATTGTGCCAATCGTCATTCCATTCGGCGTCGAACCCGGCCTCGCGCAGATGCGGCAGGTTGCGCTCGTCCTCGCAGATCAGATGCACCGGGCGCCCCAGATCGAGCGCATGGATCTCGGCGGCAAGCTGGCGCATGAAACGCTGGTCCTGCCCGTCGCGGATTTCATGCACCGCGTCGAAGCGAAACCCGTCGAGCCGGTACTCCCGCAGCCAGCCCAAGGCGGCGTCACGGAAAAACGCCTGCACCTCGGCCCGTTCGAAGGCGATGCCGTCACCCCAGGGCGTCGGGCGCTGGTTGAAGAACTCGGGCGCATAGCTGGGGAGCAGATTTCCGAAGGGGCCGAAGTGGTTCATCACCAGATCGAGGATCACCATCATGCCAAGGCTTTGGGCCCGCGCCACCAGATCGCGCAGATCGTCGGGCGTGCCATAGGCCGGATGCGGCGCGCGGATCAGCACGCCGTCATAGCCCCAGCCGCGGCGTCCGGCGAATTGCGAGACCGGCATGATCTCGATGGCGGTGATGCCTAGGCTGGCAAGGTCCGGCAGGCGGCGGGCAGCGGCGGCGAAAGTGCCCTCGGGGGTGAAGGCCCCCACATGCAGCTCAAAGATCACCGCCTCTTCGAGCGGCCGCCCCTGCCATGGCGTGCCCCAGTCGTAGCGCGCGGGATCGACGGTGAGCGATGGCCCCTCGACGCCGCCAAGCTGGGCGCGCGCCGCCGGGTCGGGCACATCCCGCCCGTCGATCCTGAACAGATAAGCCATGCCGGCCCGCGCGGGCAGCCGCACGCTCCAGATCCCCGTCTCGCTGCGCATGGCGATCTCGCGACCCTCGAGCAGCAGTTGCACCCGCCGCGCCTTGGGAGCCCAGAGGCCGAAGGACCACAGGCCATCCCCGTCCGCATGAGCGCCCCACCGCGGCTGCATGGTCAGACTCTTCCCGCGCCCGCAGCGCCGCCGCGATCACGCAGCACCGCCACCGATTGCGTCCCCACGGTGATCTGCGGTCCGGGGCGCTCTGCGCAGGTGATCCCGTCGCTCCCAGTGTCGTCACGTCCGGTGTCGAGGATAAGCTCCCACGCCCCCTCGGGCAGGGTGAAGGTGCAGGACTCGCCGCCGTTGATCAGGATCAGCAGATCCGGGCAGTCTTCCTGATGGTGCCGCAGCCCCATGGCGAAAAGCCCACCGTCCTGCCAATCGCGCTCGGACATCTCGCGGCCCTCGGGATGCAGCCAGATGCTCTCGGTCGCCTCGGGGCGTGGCCAGAACCCATAGGGCGCCAGATGCCCGCGCCAGTCGCGGCGCAGCGCGGTCAGCGCCGAGACCGCCTCGACCAGCCCCGGACGCGCCGCCTCCCAGTTGATCCAGGTGGTTTCATTGTCCTGACAATAGGCGTTGTTGTTGCCGCTTTGGGTCTGGCCCATCTCGTCGCCCGCCAGCAGCATCGGCACCCCATGCGACAGGAACAGCGTCGCCAGCATGCCCTTCACCCGCCGCGTGCGCGCGGCAATGATGCCGGGATCGTCGGTGGCGCCCTCATGGCCCATATTGTCCGACAGGTTGTGGTTGTGGCCGTCGCGGCCATCCTCGCCGTTCGCCTCATTGTGCTTGTCGTTGTACGAGACCGTGTCCCAAAGCGTGAAGCCGTCATGGGCGGCGATGAAGTTGACCGAAGAGGTGGCCGGGCGGTGCGAGTGGTTGAACTGCACCGGGCTGCCCATCAGCCGCTCCGACAGGCCGCCAAGCTTGCCCGGCTCGCGCTTCCAGAAGCCGCGCACGTCGTCGCGAAACTTGTCGTTCCACTCGCGGAAGGGCCACGGGAAGCCGCCCACCTGATAGCCGCCCTCGCCCACGTCCCAAGGCTCGGCGATCAGCTTGATCTGGCTCAGCACCGGGTCTTGCCGGATGGCGTTGAAGAAGGCGCCCTCACGCTCGAACCCATCGGGCTCGCGCGCCAGCGTCGAGGCGAGATCAAAGCGGAAACCGTCGACGTGAAAGGCCTCGACCCAATAGCGCAGGCTGTCCATCACCATGCGCAGCACCATCGGATGCGCGACATTGAGCGTGTTGCCGGTGCCGGTGGTGTCAAAGCCGTGGCGGCGGTTCTCGGGCGACAGCAGGTAGTAGCTGGCGTTGTCGATGCCCTTGAACGACAGGGTCGGGCCAAGCTCGTTGCCCTCGGCGGTGTGGTTGTAGACCACATCGAGGATCACCTCGATCCCGGCGGCGTGGAAGCGTTTCACCGCGGCGCGCACCTCACGCACGTCCTCGGTCGCCAGATAGGTGCGGTTCGGCGCGAAGAACCCCAGCGTGTTATAGCCCCAGTAGTTGCGCAGCCCCTTCTCGATCAGATGCCGGTCCTGCACCATGGCGTGGATCGGCAGCAGTTCGATCGTCGTGACGCCAAGCTTTTGCAAATGCTCGATGATCGGGGCAGAGGCAAGCGCGCGGAAGGTGCCCCGGTCGGCCTGCACCACGCCGGGATGGCGCATGGTGAGCCCCTTCACATGCGCCTCGTAGATCACCGTATCGCGCCAGCGCACCTGCGGCGCGGCATCCGCCTCCCAGTCGAACACCGGGTCCGCAACCACCGCCTTGGGCATGAAAGGCGCGCTGTCTCGGGTGTCGAGATCCAGATCCGAGCCGCCCGCCGGATAGCCAAACAGCGCATCGTCCCACGTCAGCTGACCGCGCATCGCCATGGCATAGGGGTCGAGCAACAGCTTGTGCGGGTTGAAGCGATGGCCGCTTTCCGGCTCGAACGGCCCATGCACCCGGTAGCCATAGGCCTGCCCCGGCCCGAGGTCGGGACAGTAGCCAAAGAAGATACCGCCCTCGGCGCGGGGCAGCTCCAGCCGGGTCAGCTCCTGCGCGCCAGCCTCGTCGAACAGGCACAGCTCGACGTTTTCCGCATGGTCGGAGAAGAGCGCGAAGTTGGTGCCCTCCCCGTCGAAGCGGGCCCCAAGCTGGTCCGGTCGGGACCGGGCTGGGTCGATAGAGACGTCACGCGGATCGATCATGTCAGCCTTCCAAGCTGGTGAGAGCGGTCATCCGGGGCACCCGGTGGATGGGGGCCCGTGCTGTGGTCTTGCGCAGGGCGGCGTTGCGCCGGTCCATCATCTCGGCGGTGATCAGCAGCGTGCCCTCGGGGGTTCTGCGGAAGAAACGGGCATCCTCTTCGGCGTCATAGCCCGCGCGGAACCCATCCGGCAGCCGCACGCCGGTGCCGACGATGGCGCCCCTGATCTGGCAGCGCCTGCCGATCTTGCTGCCGGGCAGGAACACCGTGCCCTCGGCGATGCTGTCGATACAGTCGGTCTGCGCCCGCTGCATGGTCTTGGGCAGCGCCACCGGCGGCACCTCGGCGGCGAAATCAAGCTGCGCGCGCCGGTAGGCATCGAGCGAGCCCACATCGCGCCAATAGGCGCTTTGGCCGTCGCGGCTGTCGGGCAGCCGGTAGACCGACAGCGCCGCCTCGCGCAGCGCCAGCGGCAGGATGTCCTGCCCGAAGTCATGCCGCGTGGTCGGGCGACCGGGCGCTTCGCGCAGCACCTGCTTGAGCCAGATCCAGTCGAACACATAGATGCCGGTCGAGGCCAGCGCGCGCTCGGGGTCGCCCTGCATCGGCTGCGGGTCGGCGGGCTTTTCGGCAAAGCCAAAGACTTCGCCATCCGCATCGAGATCGAAGATGCCAAAGCCGCGCGCCTGCGACAGCGGCACCGGCGTCGCCGCGACGGTGACCGGCAAGCCGTGCCCGCGGTGATGGGCGAGCAGCTGCTCAAGGTCGATGTCGAGCACATGATCGCCCGACAGCACCATGACGTCGCGCGGCGCATAGGCGTCGAGCGCGGTGATATTGCAGCGCAGCGCGTCGGCGGTGCCGCGATAGCCATAGGGGCTCAGAAATTCGCCGTCGCGCACCGAAATCCCTTTGGCAAAGCCATGCGCCCAATGCCGATTGAGGTGCTGGCACAGGTCATTGGGGCGGTATTGCGTGGCAACGAAGAGGCTTTCGAATTGCGCCCGCTCGGCTGCCGCCAGAATGAAATCGACGATCCGTCCCTCGCCGGATCCAAAGCTGAGGGCCGGTTTGCACTGCGCGCTGGTGAGCTCAAAGAGACGCGCGCCGCGACCGCCCGCCAGCAGGAAGGGAAGGCACCGGGCGGTGCTTGGCAAGCTTTTGGAAATCCGCATGAATCATGGCCCTGTCAGGATGCTGAAATGCCCTGCGAAAGATGCGGTCCGCATCTCGCCGCAGTGGTGGTCGCAGTGGTGGTCGAAATGATCAGGCCGGCCGGATGATCCGCAGCAGGAACCCCCCGGCCCGGCTTTGGTTCCTGAAAATATCGGGGGCCTTTGTCGAATTCCGAAGGCCGGATATATCCGCCGTGGTTTTATTCAGAAGACGCGGCATTCCCGCACAAATGCAACGCCGGGATGCCTATTTGGAAAGCAGTCTATATGCGGGGGCGTATTCCGCCGGGCCGGGCGCTTTAATAAGGCAGCGCCGCCCGGATCAGCAGCGCCACCGCGCCGACGCAGGCGACCCCGGCCAGCCAGAGCGCGATGAACCACAGGAGCCGCTTGCCGCGCATCAGTGATAGCCCTCGGAGGGGTCGATCTTGCCGCGGAACACCCAATAGGCATAGGCGGTATAGGCAAGGATGATCGGGATCAGGATCACCGTGCCGACCAAGGCAAAGCCAAGGCTGCTGTCGGGGGCCGCGGCCTCGACGATGGTCAGCGAGGGCGGCACGATCATCGGGTAAAAGCTGATGCCGATGCCGATGAACCCCAGCACGAAGAACCCCAGCGCCGAGAAGAACGGCAAATGGTCGCCGCCGCCGCGCAGCCCTTTCCACAGCCCCGCCGCGCATAGCAGCACAAGCACCGGCACCACCACCACAAAGGCGAGCGAGCCGCCGCTGAACCAGCGCTGGAAATAGACCTCGTCCTGCAGCGGGGTGAAGATCGACACCAGCCCAAGGAAAACCAGCGTCGCCAGCCCCAAAGGCTGCGCGATGCGGCGCATCTTGTCGTGGATGTCGCCCTCGAGCTTCATCACCAGCCATGTGGCCCCCAGCAGCGCATAGCCCGTGGTCACCGCCAGCCCGGTCAACAACGAGAAGGGCGACAGCCAGTCCCACCAGCCGCCCGCATAGCCGCGGTTCACCACTTCGATGCCCTGCACCAGCCCGCCAAGCGCCATGCCCTGCGAGAAGGCCGCCACCAGCGAGCCGCCGAAAAAGGCGAAATCCCACAGCCGCTTCCAGCGCTTGGTACGCCAGCGGTACTCGAAGGCCACGCCGCGAAAGATCAGCGCCAGCAGCATCAGGATGATCGGCACGTAAAGCGCCGGCATGACCACCGCATAGGCCAAGGGAAAGACCGCAAACAGCCCGCCGCCGCCCAGCACCAGCCATGTCTCGTTGCCGTCCCAAATGGGCGCCACCGAGTTCATCATCACGTCGCGGTCCTGCTCGGTCTTGGCCAGCGGAAACAGGATGCCGACGCCAAGGTCGAACCCGTCGAGGATCACATAGACCAGCACCGCAAAGGCGATGATCCCGGCCCAGATGAAGGAAAGCTCCAGTCCGAACATGTCAGTCGCTCCTCTGGTCACGGGGCTGCGCGGGGCCGGGCATGATCCCCGCCGTGCGGATCGGCCCGTCACGCAGGCCAAGCCGCGGCGTGTCGGGCGCTTTGCGCATCATCCGCAGCAGGTAAAAGGTGCCCGCCCCGAAGACGAAGAAATAGACCACGACAAAGCCGATCAGCGAGGTGGTCAGCGCCGGCAGGTCGAGCGGCGAATGGCTGTCGGAGGTGCGCAGCAAGCCGTAGACCGTCCACGGCTGCCGCCCGACCTCGGTGGTGATCCAGCCCGCCAGCACCGCGACAAACCCCGTCGGCCCCAGCGCAACCGACGCGCGCAGCAGCCATGGGTCGTGGTAAAGCCAGCCGCGCCAGCGCGCCCAAAGCCCCCAGAGCCCGAGGCCAAGGAAGGCAAAGCCAAGCGCCACCATCACCCGGAACGACCAGAAGACGATCCAGACCGGGGGCTGATCCTCGATGGGAAATTCCGACAGCGCGGGGATCTGCCCCTCCCAGCTGTGGGTCAGGATCAGCGAGCCCAGATGCGGGATCTCCAGCGCGTAATCCAGCTCTTGGTTCTCCTGATCGGGGATCGCGAAAAGCACCAGCGGCACGCCGCCCTCATGGCTTTCGAAATGCCCCTCCATGGCGGCGATCTTGGCGGGCTGATGCTCCAGCGTGTTCAGCCCGTGCTGGTCGCCTGCGAAAATCTGGATCGGCGCGACGATCACCAGCATCCACATGGCCATCGACAGGCTCTTTTTCGATACCGGATGCCCCGGCGTCCTCAGCAATTGCCACGCCGAGGCCCCGCCCACCACAAGCGCCGTCGTGAGATAGGCCGCCAGCACCATATGCACCAGCCGGTAGGGGAAAGAGGGGTTGAAGACGATCTGCCACCAATCCTCGGGCACGAACTGACCATTCTCGGCGATCGAGAACCCGGCGGGCGTGTGCATCCAGCTGTTCACCGCAAGGATCCATGTGGCCGAGATCAGCGTGCCGAAGGCCACCATGAAGGTCGCCAGCATGTGCAGCCCGTCGCCCACCCGCTGCCGCCCGAACAGCATGATGCCCAGAAACCCCGCCTCGAGGAAGAAGGCGGTCAGCACCTCATAGGCCATCATCGGCCCGACCACCGGCCCGGCCTTGTCGGAAAACACCGACCAATTGGTGCCGAACTGATACGACATGACGATGCCCGAGACGACGCCCATGCCAAAGGCGACCGCGAAAATCTTCTTCCAGTAATTGAACAGCGACAGGTAGCGCCCGTCCTTCGTCCACAGCCACGCGCCGTTGAGCACGGCAAGATAACTGGCCAGCCCGATCGAGAAGGCGGGGAAGATGATGTGGAACGACACCGTAAAGGCGAATTGAATCCGGGCGAGGACTTCTGCGGACACTTCTGCGGTCATGGGCACTTCCGTCGAAGGTGTGGCTTTTATCTGAGCTAGCCCCGCCCGCGTCGATGGCAATCAACGCGCCAAGGAGCGCATCTGTTCAATGGCTTCAAGAGATCGTGCGGCGGGGGCTCTGCTCTTGCTGTGGGATTACTGCGGGGATTACGCGGCAGCGCCCGCTTTGGATCACTTTTCCGCCGACGGTTCTGCCGCAGACCAGGCGCGGCAAAACGCGCGTTGCGCGGGCTTGCCATCGCGCAGAACATAGACACAAAGTGCATCTTCAGAAGACGGAACCAAAGCCCGCCCTCGGGCTTTCAACATACGGTGCCCGGAGCAACCGGGCCAATCTGCACGAGGAAACGCGCATGTTCGGCAGCTTGTTCTTAAACGTGGCGCAATGGCACGAAGCGGCCATGGCCGGGACCGAGGTGATGATCTCGGCAGCCACCGTCGTCCAGCTTCGGACCATGCAGATGGCGACCGGCGCCATGGCCCCCGCCGAGGCCGCGCGGATGATCGTCGAGAAACCGTCGGCCTTCGCCAGCGCCAGCGAAAACTACCTGCGCGCGCTGGCCTCGAACCGGGGCTATGCGGCGGCGACCCTCGCCGGGCTCGCGCCCTACCAAAGCGCCACCAGCGCCAACGCCAAGCGCCTCTCGGGTCTCGACGCGCAAGAGGCCTAAGTCACGGGTTCAGCGGGAATTTCACGCTCCACGTCAGACCCTCGCTCGAGTAGTCCGCCTCGATCTCGCCGCTGAGCGTGGATTGCAGCATCGCGCCGGTCAGCGTCGAGCCAAAGCCCTTGCGCGAGGGCGGCAATACCGCCGGGCCGCCGCGCTCGCGCCAGACGATCTGCAACCCGGTGCCGTCCGCAGACACCTGCCACGCGATCGTCAGCTTGCCCGCCTCATTCGACAGCGCGCCATATTTCACCGCGTTCGTCGTCAGCTCGTGGAACGCCAGCGCCAGCGATTGGGCCGCCGAGGCCGGGATCACCACATCTGGCGCGCCGCGCAGAATGATCCGCGCGCCGATCAGCTCGGCAAAATGCGGCAGCTGCGAGCGGACGAGCGCCTCAAGCTCGATGTCCTGCCAGCTGCGCCGCACCAGAAGATCCTGCGCCGCCGACATGCTCTCAAGTCGGCTCTGGAACACCGGCAGGAAATCATCGGGCCGCGAGCGCGCCGTCTGCCGCGAGATCGCCAAGATCAGCGAGACGAGATTCTTGCTCCGGTGGTTGAGCTCATGCAGCAGCGCGTCGATGGTCTCCTGCGCCTTGCGCGCCTCGGTGACATCCTCGACGATGGCGGCCAGCCCGGACACACGGCCCGCAGAGCGGATCGGAAAGAAATGCTCTTTCCAAAAGCGCCGCTCGGAGGGCCGGGCCGGGGTGCAGCCCGAGATCTCCACATCGCGCTTGGCGACGCCACTGTTCAGGATCTCTTGCAGCAGGCTGGTCACACCGTCGATATCGACCACCTCGGGCAGCAGTTCCTTGGGGGTCTTGCCGATGTGCACTTCGGGCGCCAGACCGTTCATCTCGGCCAGCAGCGGGTTGATCTTCACGAACCGCAGGTCGCGGTCCCAGATGCCGATGCCCACGGGCGCGTCGTTGAACAGCGCGTCGATCACATCCGCCTCTTCCATGCGCCCGTCGCCGCGCGCCGCCGGAGCCGCACCTTGGCCCGCCGGAAAGGTCGAGGCATCGACCACATCGGTCACATCCGTCTCGACGCCCGAGAGCTTGACAGCAGCCCCCGTCGCATCGCGGACGACCACGCCCCGATCCAGCACAAAGCGCAGCCGTCCATCGGGGCGCACGATGCGGAACCTGTGCTCGAAACGGTCGGCCTTGGCGCAGACCTCCGCCATCTCTTGGCGGATGCGGGCGCGGTCCTCGGGGTGCACCGAGGTGAAAAACCCCTCGCCGCGATCCGGGGCCTGCGTCAGCCCATAGACCGCCAGCAGGCCCTTGCTCCACAGCAGCCTGTCGCCGGAAAGATGCCACTCATAGCTGCCCGTTCCCGGGGTGAACTCGTCAATATCCAGCACGGTTTGTTCCAAAGTGCCCCCTCGGCTGTTCTCCAGAACTCCATCTGTGGTCGCGGCGGTGCCAAATAAAGGCCCGCGCGAGATTTGACCCTAGCTGCAATCATGTGGGGTAAAAAGGACGGAGTTGCGTCAACCCGCATATTCACGCGCCCGTTAAAAGCGCTGCCCGCGAATGCGCCGAACACAGAGCGGGCGCGGCCCGCTGCGAGCGGTCGGTTTCAGAGTTCCCGTTCTCGGCAAAGCCCACTAGGGTCAGCCGCGGATGGAGGGACCCGATGACCAAGCTGCTGAGCCTCAACGATTTTGAAACCCCGGCCCGGCGCCGCCTGCCGCGGCCACTCTTTGGCTATATCTCCGGCGGCACCGAGACCACCGCCGCCCGCGCCGACAATCGCGCGGTGTTTTCCGAACACCGTCTGGTGCCCCGCGTGCTGCGCGGCGTCGAGGGCCGCAGCCTGACCCATCCGCTCTTTGGCCGCGACTGGCAGGCGCCTTTTGGCATCGCGCCCATGGGGATCGCCGCGCTGATGGCGCGCGACGGCGATGTGGCCATGGCCCGCGCCGCGCAGGCCGAGGGCATCCCCTATTGTCTCAGCGGCTCGTCCCTTACCCCGCTTGAGCGGGTGCGCGAGGCCAATCCCGACGGCTGGTTTCAGGCCTATCTGCCGGGCGAGGATGACCGCATCCGCGCGCTGATCGAACGGGTGCGCAAGGCGGGCCACGAGACGCTCGTGCTCACCGCCGACGCCGCGGTTCTGGCCAACCGCGAGAACAACATCCGCTCGGGCTTTACGACGCCGCTGCGGGTCTCGCCGCGGCTGCTGTGGGATTTCGGCCTGCGCCCGCGCTGGGTGTTCGGCACCTTCCTGCGCGGCCTGATGACC includes:
- the treZ gene encoding malto-oligosyltrehalose trehalohydrolase; its protein translation is MQPRWGAHADGDGLWSFGLWAPKARRVQLLLEGREIAMRSETGIWSVRLPARAGMAYLFRIDGRDVPDPAARAQLGGVEGPSLTVDPARYDWGTPWQGRPLEEAVIFELHVGAFTPEGTFAAAARRLPDLASLGITAIEIMPVSQFAGRRGWGYDGVLIRAPHPAYGTPDDLRDLVARAQSLGMMVILDLVMNHFGPFGNLLPSYAPEFFNQRPTPWGDGIAFERAEVQAFFRDAALGWLREYRLDGFRFDAVHEIRDGQDQRFMRQLAAEIHALDLGRPVHLICEDERNLPHLREAGFDAEWNDDWHNAMHVAVTGETHGYYSRFAEDPFDDVAKALSRGQVDEGQPHPEEPRGAPAAHLPWTAFVNANQTHDQIGNRALGERLISLIGDGPARVLHAALLLMPFVPMLFMGEEEGSEVPFLFFCDPPDEAGRAAVRRGRGAELTRIGYDLSGMPDPTGPEALEASRPYPASDPGRAAAWRDLTRDLLELRARKIVPLLSSGKLGLGAVTRLGARAYVVRWPFAAGEIRMLLSLGEPATGAQGLPRAEFRLGDPTLDPFAIEVEITA
- the treY gene encoding malto-oligosyltrehalose synthase, giving the protein MRPLIATYRLQLRQGVDFVRAAQLLPYIADLGVSHLYLSPIFTAQSGSTHGYDVANPAEIDPVLGGRSGFERLVTAALAHGLDIVLDLVPNHTVLSTENPWLVDALTHGAESRFAKYFDVDWAEGLILPLLPQPKDEMLQQGAFKIDAGGQRITWEGGWLPLAPGSAESGDPRDVLDRQHWHLRHWVRERKRLTHRRFFNITSLIGMRVELPEVFEAMSALPLSLLREGLAHGLRIDHVDGLADPAEYLRRLRQEVGPKVPIWIEKILTGEERLQHWPVTGTTGYEANDRITRLLLDAEGMDRLDRMWRGATGAKGDYAAACRAARHQILSEDLAAELSELTRIALQALNETDAEEDPALVKPEQIKEALRALLVAFPRYRSYIDGDGPSAEDLQLLTQTAEEAAATLPDRQMLDRLHARLAAPKGRAGRAFVRRFQQVTGAVVAKAQEDTAFYRHTRCLAEAEVGSEPDAPPLTPAEFEDYCTERARLWPQALTLGSSHDTKRGEDARARLIALTHLPEEAAVLWAQAARLKGPNPPDGSVRWYILQSAIALWDPDRADLEDRLAEHLEKALREAKELTDWHDPDEDAEAQAADFGRALLAQWRADPPEALRKLGTMGEGLSLTQLALRVFMPGVPDIYQGSEKGSFDLTDPDNRTPLDPAAPISVFGWRKTALLKELVALRRADPELFTKGSTRLTAEAEGLALTRSLEGRAQRLLFSAEGAFDPQFRCACSAKTTAAQ
- a CDS encoding sugar phosphate nucleotidyltransferase, whose protein sequence is MRISKSLPSTARCLPFLLAGGRGARLFELTSAQCKPALSFGSGEGRIVDFILAAAERAQFESLFVATQYRPNDLCQHLNRHWAHGFAKGISVRDGEFLSPYGYRGTADALRCNITALDAYAPRDVMVLSGDHVLDIDLEQLLAHHRGHGLPVTVAATPVPLSQARGFGIFDLDADGEVFGFAEKPADPQPMQGDPERALASTGIYVFDWIWLKQVLREAPGRPTTRHDFGQDILPLALREAALSVYRLPDSRDGQSAYWRDVGSLDAYRRAQLDFAAEVPPVALPKTMQRAQTDCIDSIAEGTVFLPGSKIGRRCQIRGAIVGTGVRLPDGFRAGYDAEEDARFFRRTPEGTLLITAEMMDRRNAALRKTTARAPIHRVPRMTALTSLEG
- the cydB gene encoding cytochrome d ubiquinol oxidase subunit II; translation: MFGLELSFIWAGIIAFAVLVYVILDGFDLGVGILFPLAKTEQDRDVMMNSVAPIWDGNETWLVLGGGGLFAVFPLAYAVVMPALYVPIILMLLALIFRGVAFEYRWRTKRWKRLWDFAFFGGSLVAAFSQGMALGGLVQGIEVVNRGYAGGWWDWLSPFSLLTGLAVTTGYALLGATWLVMKLEGDIHDKMRRIAQPLGLATLVFLGLVSIFTPLQDEVYFQRWFSGGSLAFVVVVPVLVLLCAAGLWKGLRGGGDHLPFFSALGFFVLGFIGIGISFYPMIVPPSLTIVEAAAPDSSLGFALVGTVILIPIILAYTAYAYWVFRGKIDPSEGYH
- the glgX gene encoding glycogen debranching protein GlgX translates to MIDPRDVSIDPARSRPDQLGARFDGEGTNFALFSDHAENVELCLFDEAGAQELTRLELPRAEGGIFFGYCPDLGPGQAYGYRVHGPFEPESGHRFNPHKLLLDPYAMAMRGQLTWDDALFGYPAGGSDLDLDTRDSAPFMPKAVVADPVFDWEADAAPQVRWRDTVIYEAHVKGLTMRHPGVVQADRGTFRALASAPIIEHLQKLGVTTIELLPIHAMVQDRHLIEKGLRNYWGYNTLGFFAPNRTYLATEDVREVRAAVKRFHAAGIEVILDVVYNHTAEGNELGPTLSFKGIDNASYYLLSPENRRHGFDTTGTGNTLNVAHPMVLRMVMDSLRYWVEAFHVDGFRFDLASTLAREPDGFEREGAFFNAIRQDPVLSQIKLIAEPWDVGEGGYQVGGFPWPFREWNDKFRDDVRGFWKREPGKLGGLSERLMGSPVQFNHSHRPATSSVNFIAAHDGFTLWDTVSYNDKHNEANGEDGRDGHNHNLSDNMGHEGATDDPGIIAARTRRVKGMLATLFLSHGVPMLLAGDEMGQTQSGNNNAYCQDNETTWINWEAARPGLVEAVSALTALRRDWRGHLAPYGFWPRPEATESIWLHPEGREMSERDWQDGGLFAMGLRHHQEDCPDLLILINGGESCTFTLPEGAWELILDTGRDDTGSDGITCAERPGPQITVGTQSVAVLRDRGGAAGAGRV
- a CDS encoding DUF2474 family protein, which translates into the protein MRGKRLLWFIALWLAGVACVGAVALLIRAALPY